A single Pseudomonas sp. HN11 DNA region contains:
- the lspA gene encoding signal peptidase II: MPNTSSRFGRLGWLVLSLLVLVIDQVSKAHFEGSLQMFQQIVVIPDYFSWTLAYNTGAAFSFLADSGGWQRWLFALIAVVVSAVLVVWLKRLGRDDTWLAIALALVLGGALGNLYDRIALGHVIDFILVHWQNRHYFPAFNFADSAITVGAIMLALDMFKSKKTGETVND; encoded by the coding sequence ATGCCTAATACTTCCAGCCGTTTCGGACGTCTGGGCTGGCTCGTATTGAGTCTGCTGGTCCTGGTCATCGACCAGGTCAGCAAGGCTCATTTCGAAGGCTCCCTGCAGATGTTCCAGCAGATCGTGGTGATCCCGGATTACTTCAGCTGGACCCTGGCCTACAACACCGGCGCCGCTTTCAGCTTTTTGGCGGATAGCGGCGGCTGGCAGCGCTGGCTGTTCGCCCTGATCGCCGTGGTGGTCAGTGCGGTGCTGGTGGTGTGGCTCAAGCGTCTTGGCCGCGATGACACCTGGCTGGCTATTGCCTTGGCCCTGGTATTGGGCGGCGCGCTGGGCAACCTGTACGACCGCATTGCCCTCGGCCATGTGATCGACTTTATCCTGGTGCATTGGCAGAACCGCCACTACTTCCCGGCGTTCAACTTCGCCGACAGCGCCATCACCGTCGGTGCGATCATGCTGGCGTTGGACATGTTCAAAAGCAAGAAAACCGGAGAGACCGTCAATGACTGA